The Breoghania sp. L-A4 sequence ACCAGCGCCTGGCCGATCACCTGGCCGCCGAATACCCGCTGCCAGCCCACCTGCGGGCTCATGCCGCGGAACAGGTTGTGTTCGAGCGGCTCAAGATCGAGTATCGAAAGAAGATTCTCGACGGCTGTCGGCATGGGACGATCCTGTTTCGGTTGCGCGCAAGAGACGTGTCGGGCGATAGCTGCGCGCGGATGCGAAAGCGAGTCAAGACGTGACCGGACGTCAGCTCGGCAAGAGGGCCAGGACTCAGTATGAAGGAAGATGCGCGATGAGCGATGACAGGGATCTCGACGTGCTGGTGGCCGGCGGCGGCTATGTCGGCCTGTCGCTGGCGCTCGCTCTCAAGCAGGCCGATCCGGCGATCAGGGTCGCCGTCGTCGACCTGCGCCCGCGCGCGGCAATCGAGGGCGACCTGCGCTGCTCGGCCATCGCGGCGGCCGCCGAGCGCATGCTCTCGACTTTGGGCGTCTGGCCGAATCTGGAGCCCCACGCTCAGCCGATCAACGAGATGATCATCACCGACAGCCGTGTGCGCGACGTGGCGCGGCCGGTCTTCCTCACCTTTTCCGGCCAGGTCGATGACGGCAAGCCGTTTGCCTACATGGTGCCCAACGCCAAAATGGTCGGCGCGCTGCACGACCGGGCGGATGCCGCCGGCGTCGAGCTGATCGCGCCCGATACCGTCAGCGACTTCGAGGTGCGTGATTCGGGCGTTTCCATCACGCTGGACGCGGGCGGCACGCGTGACGCCTCCCTGCTGGTGGCGGCCGACGGCGTGCGCTCGCGCCTGCGCGATCTCGCCGGCATCCGCACCGTCAGCTGGTCGTATGACCAGGCCGGCATCGTCTGCACGGTGGAGCACGAGCGCCCCCACGAGGGCCGCGCGGAGGAACATTTCCTCCCCTCCGGGCCGTTCGCCATCCTGCCGCTCATGGGCAACCGATCGTCGCTGGTGTGGACGGAAAAGCGCGCCATCGCCGACAATCTGGTCAAGGGCGACGATTTCACCTTCGAGATGGAACTGGAACGCCGCTTCGGCCATCACCTGGGCGCGCTGAAGCTCGCCGGCCCCCGCCACGCCTATCCGTTGGGGCTCACGCTGGCGCGCGGCTTCGTCAACCCGCGCTTCGCGCTCGCGGGCGACGCGGCGCACGGCATCCACCCGATTTCGGGCCAGGGGCTGAACCTCGGTTTCCGTGACGCAGCAGCACTGGCGGAAGTCATCGTCACCGCGCGCCGCCTCGGCCAGGACATCGGCGCGCTCGACGTGCTGGAGCGTTACGAACGCTGGCGGCGCTTCGACACCTTCCAGGTCGGCGTCGTCACCGATGTGCTCAACCGGCTGTTTTCCAACGACAACGACGCGCTGCGCGCCGCACGCGACTTCGGCCTCGGGCTGGTCGACCGGCTGCCGGGCCTGAAAAAGATCTTCATCCGCGAGGCGGCGGGCCTATCGGGCGAAATCCCGAAGCTGCTGGCCGGAGATCCCCTTTGAACGGCCGAGCGGTTCTCATCACCGGCTGTTCGTCCGGCATCGGACTGGCGTCCGCGCGCATGCTGAAAGCGCGCGGCTGGCGGGTCTTCGCCACCGCCCGCACCTACGCCGATCTCGCCATGCTCTCGGGCGAGGGCTTTGAGGCGCTGCGGCTGGACTACACCGATCCAGGCTCCATCGAGGCCACGGCCAACGCGGTCCTCAGCGCCACCGGCGGCAAGCTCGTTGCGCTGTTCAACAACGGCGCCTACGGCCAGCCGGGCGCCGTCGAGGATCTGCCGACGCACGCGCTCAGGGCGCAGTTCGAGGCCAATGTCTTCGGCTGGCACGACCTCACCCGCCGCCTGCTGCCGTCCATGCTCGCGCAAGGCGAGGGCCGCATCGTGCAATGCTCCTCGGTGCTGGGGCTGGTGGCGCTGAAATACCGCGGCGCCTATATCGCCTCGAAATTCGCGCTCGAGGGCCTCACCGACACCTTGCGGCTGGAGCTGCGCGGCACCGGCGTGCATGTCTCGCTGATCGAGCCCGGACCCATCGACACGCGATTTTCCGAACACGCCAAGGCGGCCTTTGAGCGGCACATCGACGCGGACGCCTCGCGGCACAAGAAGATCTATGCGGCCCGCATGGCGCAACTCGATCGCGGCGGCTCCACAACCTTCAAGCTCGGGCCGGATGCGGTGGCGCACAAGCTTGTCCACGCGCTCGAGGCGAAGAAGCCCCGGCCGCGCTATTATGTGACGATCCCCACATACATCATGGGCGGCATGCGCCGCATCCTGCCGTACCGGCTGCTCGACACATTTCTGGCCACGGTTTCCGACAAGGAAGTCTGAGACGAAAATCGAATGGCCGGACCACTGACGACACTTGCGGAACTTTCGAGGATTCTTCGATGGGCACAATACTGTACAATCTCATCCCCGTGGCCATGGGCCTGGTGGCGCTGGTGCTGATCGCCGGCTTGTGGAACATGATGCGCGGCGGCTCGTCCAGTCGCTCGCAAAAGCTGATGCGCGCGCGGGTGCTGCTGCAGTTCATCACCATCGTCATCGTCATGGCCGCCGTCTATTTCATCAAGCAGTAGCCGGCCGCGAACAAAGGAGCCGCCCATGGTGGTCTTGAACAAGATCTACACCCGCACCGGTGACGCGGGCACCACGGCGCTGGGCTCCGGCGAGCGCCGCGCCAAGCATGACCTGCGCGTTGCAGCCTACGGCACCGTCGACGAGACCAACGCGGTCCTCGGCGTCGTGCGGCTGCACACGGCGGAAAACGCGGATCTCGACGCGGTTCTCGCCCGCATCCAGAACGATCTCTTCGATCTCGGCGCGGATCTGGCGACGCCGGACACCGGCGAACCGCTCGAATACGAGCCCCTGCGCATAACCGACGCCCAGGTCGAAGCGATCGAGCAGGCCATTGACCGCTTCAACGCCAGCCTCAAGCCGCTGCGCTCCTTCGTACTGCCCGGCGGCAGCGCGGCCGCCGCGCATTTGCACATCGCGCGGACCGTCTCGCGCCGCGCGGAACGGCTGATGGTCGAACTCGCCGAACACGAGTCCATCGGCGGCGCGGCCCTGCGCTACATCAACCGGCTGTCTGATTTCTTCTTCGTCGCCGCGCGCCACGCCAACGACGAAGGCCGTGCCGACGTGCTCTGGGTTCCAGGAAAGAACCGGTAGGGGCCTTCCCTTCGGGTGTCATCGGCTCTGTTTCACGTAGATTCCCGAACGGAAGCGTCGCTTTTCCGTTGGCGTCTGACGCCTCACCCACCCGTGTCATGCCCGCAAAGGCGGGCATCCAGCAACCACAGGCCTCCCGGCCTGTGCTCCAATGCCGGCCCCACGGGATACTGGATCCCCGGGCAGGCCTGCGGCCTCCCGAGGATGACACCGAGGACGAATAGCGCGCATCAATCCGCCCCCATCACGTCATTGACGACCGAATGCGCCGACGTGCGGTTGTTCTGAAAACCTGGCTGAAAAATCCGCGCGCGATGCTACAACGGACACGCGCTCCCTCCGCCCGATCCTGCGCAGAAACCCGCCTTCGCGGAGTACCCCCATGTTCATCCCGCTGCATGACCACAACCCCATCAAGCATCTGAAGGCGCAATACGTCACCTGGAGCCTGATCGCGGTGAACGTCGTGGTGTTCGTCGTCATCCAGGGCGCGGGCGAGACGCAAGCCGCGCAAACCGCGGCCCTGCTCTATGGCATGATCCCCGCGCTGATCACCGATGTCGCGCAATTGCCGCCCGGCCTCGCGGTTGTGCCCGACGAGGCGACGCTCGTCACCTACGCCTTCCTGCATGGGAGCTGGATGCATCTGGGTGGCAACATGCTGTTCTTGTGGGTGTTCGGCGACAACGTCGAGGACGCCATGGGCCATGCGCGCTTTCTCGCCTTCTACCTGATGTGCGCGGCGGCCGGCGCGCTGGTCCACGTCGCCATGGGGCCGGACAGCCAGGTGCCGCTGGTCGGCGCGTCCGGAGCCGTGGCCGGCGTCATCGCCGCTTATCTGATGCTTCATCCACGGGTAAAGATCTGGATTCTGGCGCTCGGCCGCATTCCGTTGCGCCTGCCCGCGATATGGGTGCTCGGCCTCTGGGTAGGGCTGCAGCTGTTCAACGCGCTGGCCGACACGGGCGACAATCCCGGCGAGGCGGTGGCCTGGTGGGCGCATGTCGGCGGTATGGCAGCGGGCACCGCTCTGATCCTCTTCATGCGTCGGCCCGGCGTGCCGCTCTTCGACCGGGGATTGTGACCCGAAATCGCCCGCGACGTTTTCGTCAATGCTGCAGCGCAATCGTTGACACACTTCTGCGACGCCAGTACCGTCGCCGCCCGATAAGGACGTGGGATCGCACAACGCGAAAGACGGTGCATCAGCCCGCGTCACATCAGTCCAATCATGCCGGTCTGTCGTGGATCCGGTGCGCTCCCTTGCGGTAGGATCGCAAGGTGAATGCGGGGAGGTTTCAAGCCTATGAAAGTCCTGGTGCCCGTCAAGCGGGTGATCGATTACAACGTCAAGGCCCGCGTCAAGGCGGACGGCTCCGGCGTCGACCTCGCCAACGTGAAGATGTCGATGAACCCCTTCGACGAAATCTCCGTCGAGGAAGCCATCCGGCTGAAGGAAGCCGGCCATGCGGACGAGATCGTCATCGTCTCCATCGGCCCCGCGCAAGCCGCCGAGACCATCCGCACGGCGCTGGCCATGGGCGGCGACCGCGGCATTCTGGTGAAGACCGACGAGACGGTCGAGCCGCTCGCCGTCGCCAAGATCCTCAAGGCGATTGTCGCGGAAGAGGCCCCGGGCCTCGTGATCCTCGGCAAACAGGCGATCGACGACGACAGCAACCAGACCGGCCAGATGCTGGCGGCGATGCTCGGCTGGGGTCAAGGCACCTTCGCCTCCAAGGTCGATCTCGGCGATGGTAGCGTGAATGTCACGCGTGAAATCGACGGCGGCCTGCAGACGGTGAAGCTCACGCTTCCTGCCGTGGTCACCACGGACCTGCGCCTCAACGAGCCGCGCTATGCGTCGTTGCCCAACATCATGAAGGCGAAGAAGAAGCCCATCGACGAAAAGTCACCCGCCGACTACGGCGTCGACACGGCTCCGCGTCTGAGCGTCTTGAAGACCACCGAACCGGCCGCCCGCCAGGCCGGCGGCAAGGTCGCCTCGGTCGCCGAACTGGTCGACAAGCTGAAGAACGAAGCCGGCGTGCTTTGAGCCACGGGAAGGGAAAAAACCAATGACCACGCTTCTTGTTGCCGAGCATTCCAACACGGCGCTGTCCGAGCAGACCGCCAAGGCGCTGACCGCCGCGACCGCCATCGGCGCGGACGTCCACGTCCTGGTGGCCGGCAAGGGCTGCAAGGCCGCCGCCGAGGCCGCCGCCAAACTCGCCGGCGTCGCCAAGGTGCTCGTCGTTGAAAGCGACGCGCTGGAGCACCAGCTCGCCGAGCCGCTGGCCGCCATCGTCACCGATCTCGCCTCCGGCTACGACGTGATCGTCGCCGCCGCCACCACAACGGGCAAGAACTTCATGCCGCGGGTCGCGGCGCTGCTCGACGTGATGCAGATCTCCGACATCGTTAAAGTCGTCGCGCCCGACACCTTCGAGCGGCCGATCTATGCCGGCAACGCCATCCAGACGGTTCAGTCGGGCGAGGCCAAGAAGGTCATCACCGTGCGCACCGCGGGCTTCGCGGCGGCTGGCGATGGCGGCTCCGCGGCGATCGAGGACGCGACAGCGGCGGCCGATCCGGCCCTGTCGTCCTTTGTCGGCGAGGAACTGTCCAAGTCCGACCGTCCGGAACTGACCTCGGCCAAGATCATCATCTCCGGCGGCCGCGCGCTCGGCTCCAAGGAGAAGTTCGAGGAAGTCATCATTCCGGTGGCCGACAAGCTCGGCGCCGCGGTCGGCGCCTCGCGCGCCGCCGTCGACGCGGGCTACGCGCCCAACGACTGGCAGGTCGGCCAGACCGGCAAGGTCGTCGCCCCGGAGCTTTACATCGCGTGCGGCATTTCCGGTGCGATCCAGCATCTGGCCGGCATGAAGGACAGCAAGGTCATCGTCGCCATCAACAAGGACGAGGAAGCGCCGATCTTCTCCGTCGCCGACTATGGTTTGGTCGCTGATCTGTTCGAAGCGCTGCCGGAGCTTGAAAAAGAGCTCGAAAAGGTTCAAGGCTGAACGACACGGGTGTTCCGGAAGGCAAAGGACAATTGCCTTTCGGGACGCTTGCCGCGGGCCGGGCCGCCTGCGAACAATAACAAGAAATCGGGTGGCGCCATGCGCCGCCGCATGAAGGACCGGGTTGAGAATGTCTGCTGAAATCAAAAAGATCGGTGTGATCGGCGCAGGCCAGATGGGCAACGGCATTGTGCATGTGTGCGCGGCCGCCGGCTATGAGGTCGGGCTGCACGACATTTCGCGCGAGCGCATCGAATCCGGTCTGGCGACGATCAACGGCAACATGGCGCGGCAGGTTTCCAAGGGTCTGATGACCGAGGAAGACCGCGAAAAGGCACTGGCGCGCATCAGCCAGGCCTATGAGCTGGACCAGATCGCCGACGCCGATCTGGTGATTGAATCGGCCTCCGAGAACGAGCAGACCAAGCGCAAGATCTTTTCCCAGATCTGCCCGATCCTGAAGCCCGAGGCCATTCTGGCCACCAACACCTCGTCGATCTCCATCACCCGGCTGGCGTCATCGACCGATCGCCCTGAACGCTTCATCGGCATTCATTTCATGAACCCGGTGCCGCTGATGGAGCTGGTCGAGCTGGTGCGCGGCATCGCCACCGCCGACGAGACCTTCGAGACCTCGCGCCAGGTCGTGTCCAACCTGGGCAAGAAGATCGCCGTGGCCGAGGATTTCCCGGGCTTCATGGTCAACCGCATCCTGCTGCCGATGATCAACGAGGCCGTCTACACGCTCTATGAAGGCGTGGGCACGGTGGAATCCATCGACACCGCCATGCGGCTGGGCGCCAATCATCCCATGGGCCCGCTGCAGCTTGCGGACTTCATCGGTCTCGACACCTGCCTGTCGATCATGCAGGTGCTCTACGAGGGATTGGCCGACACGAAATACCGGCCCTGCCCGCTGTTGGTGAAATACGTCGAAGCGGGCTGGCTCGGCCGCAAGGCACAGCGGGGCTTTTACGACTATCGCGGCGAAGAGCCGGTTCCCACGCGCTAGCCGTCACATCGATGTCAGAAAACGCCTCACCCGTTCCGGCGCGGTTCAATCTCGCGCGCTATTGTCTTGGCGCGGCGCGAGAGCATCCGGACTCCGTGGCGCTGAAGGTGTTTCTCGAGCCCGAGGGTCCGGCCTCGGAGGTCTGGACCTACGGCGAGATCGAGGACGTGCTGCTGCGCATGGCCGGCGGCTTGCTCGAGGCCGGCCTTGTACGCGGCGACCGGGTTCTCCTGCGCATCGGCAACACGTCGGATTTTCCGCTGATCTTCTTCGGCGCCATTGCCGCGGGTCTCGTGCCCATCCCGACGTCCGAACAACTGACGCCGCTGGAATGCGACCGGATCCTCATTGATTCCGGGGCGCGGGCGGTGATTCACGACGGCGGCACGCCGCTGCCGCATGATCTCGGTCCGGCGCTGGCCCTCGGTCCCGCCGATATCGCCGCGCTCAAGCGCCACGCGCCGGCTGGCTATGCGGATACGGCCGCCGACGAGCCCGCCTTCCTCGTCTACACCTCCGGCACCAGCGGCGGCCCCAAGGGCGTCCTGCACGCCCAGCGCGCCGCCTGGGGACGCCGTCCGATGTACCAGGGCTGGTACGGCATCCGCGAGACGGATGTGCTGCTGCACGCCGGCGCCTTCAACTGGACCTACACGCTCGGCGTCGGGCTGATGGATCCCTGGGCCAACGGCGCCACCTCGGTCGTCTACCGCGGCATGCGCGATCCGCACATCTGGCCGGTGCTGCTGGAAGCCTGCGGCGCGACGCTGTTTGCCGCGGTTCCCAGCCTCTACCGCCGCATTCTGAAGTACAACGACATCACGCCGAAATCCTTCCCCGCCTGCGCCACGGACTGACGGCGGGCGAAGCGCTGCGCGCCGATCTGCACCGCCAATGGGAGGAGACCGCCGGCCGGCCGCTGCTCGAGGCGCTCGGCATGAGCGAGATCTCCACCTATATCTCCTCGCCGCCGTCGGAACCCGCCCGGCACGGCAGCCCCGGCAAGCCGCAGCCGGGCCGCCGCATCGCCATTCTGCCGTCGGAGGGCGGCGACACGCCGCTGCCGGCGGGCGAGACCGGCCTGCTCTGCGTGCACAGCTCCGATCCGGGCCTGATGCTGGAATACTGGCGGCGGCCGGAGGACACGAAAGCCGCGTTCCGCGGCGACTGGTTCGTGACCGGCGACTGCGCCACCCTCGATGAGGACGGCTATCTCTGGTACGACGGCCGCGCCGACGACATGATGAACGCGTTTGGCTACCGGGTCGCCCCGGAAGAGGTTGAAAAGGCGCTTGCGCCGCACCCCGGCGTCGCCGAAGTCGCGGTGGCGGAAAGCGAGGTCGCGGCCGGCATCTCGGTGATCACGGCCTATGTGGTGCCCGCGGACGGCCACGCGCCGGACGCGGACGATCTGCGCGCCTGGGCGGCGGAGCGGCTGGCCGACTACAAGCGCCCCAAGCGCTTCGTCACCATCGCCGCCCTGCCGCGCACGCCCTCTGGCAAGGTCATGCGGCGTTCCCTGAAGGATCAGGCGACATCCGGGGGTTCCTGACGGCGGCGCGTCTTCGCAAGACCACGTATCCGGCTCCTTGAGGCCGCGCAGGTAGGGTTTCGTTAAGGCGCCTCCCCCACACTGCCCCTCGCACGTCCGCCATGACGTTGTTGTCCCCGCCAAAGGAGCCCTCCAGTGAGTGCCGTTGCCACAGCCACAGCCGCCGTCGCCGCCAATCAGGCGCAGGCGCTCACATCGATGACCGCCGCCTTCATGAAGCAGGGCGCGGCTCAGGCCGCCGCCATGGCCGACATGCTGCAGCAGGCCGCCGAGAGCGCCAAGGCCGCGGCACCCGACGGCATGGGCCAGGCCGTCGATATCTCGGCTTGAATCGAAATTCATTCAAAAGACTCTCGAATTCCATTCGAATTTCTCTCAAAAACGATGAATTTTGACTGCATTTGAATTGAATTCGAATGGCTCTGTTGAGCCCGCGTTGACCGGCTTTCCAAGTGCCCCGCGAACCTTGCCAGCCTGTTAACCTGCCGCTCCCATGATAGCTCCTTCACGCAAGGACAGGAGCTGTCTCCATGAATGTCACAGGCGCGGGCAACACGGCCCCGGTCGAATCCAAGTTCGATCTCGGCGCGAAACTCGTCAAACAGGCAAACGAAGGCGACCAGCAGATCGCTGATATCGTTGCGAAAGCGGCGGAAACCACGAATGAATCCCGCGGCAGCGCAACAGCGCCCGGCGTCGGCGCAAAGATCGACGTCTCGGTCTGAGCCACGCTAGGGTTCAGCGGTCGATGGCGGCGCGGATCAGGGCTAGCGCGTCGGCGGAATCCCATTCCGCCGGCCCGTACATGGAACCGATCTCGCAGCCCTTGCCGTCGATCAGCATGGTCGACGGAAGCCCCGTCGCCCGCCCCAGCTTGCGCATCTCGTTGAACACGCCCATCGTCTCATCTGAATAGTGCTCGAGATTGGTGACGTTGATTTCCTTGAGGAATTCGCGCGGGCGCTGGGGATTTCGGCTGTCGACATTGACGGCCACGACGGAAAAGTCGTCGCCTCCCATTTCCTGCTGCAGCCGGTCCAGCGCCGGCATTTCCTTGCGGCACGGCGCGCACCACGTCGCCCACAAGTTCAGCAAAACCGTCTGACCCTCGAAGTCGCCGAGCGTCTTTTGCGCGCCCTCGCCGTCCTTGAATGTCAGCTCAGCAACACTCAGGGCCTTGGCCGCCGGCAGGAACGCCGCCACCTCTCCGGTGGCCAGAGGCGCGATCGCCTTGGCGGTTTCCAGCGCCTCCGCGCATTGCGCGACATCAGCACCGTTGCCATCGCCCCGCCCAATCACGTATATCGCCGCCAGACCCATGATCGTGCCGGCAACGGCGGCCAGGGTCAGGAGACCGAAACGGCGCTTGCCAGGGGTTTGTGTCGTCGTCATCGCTAAATCACCTGTCAAGGGACGCTACCATGAGCAATCGCATGTGGGGTGGACGGTTCGCCGAGGGACCCGCTGCCATCATGGAGGAAATCAACGCCTCCATCGGTTACGACCAGAAACTCTACCGGCAGGATATAGCGGGATCGAAGGCGCATGTCCGCATGCTTGCGGCGCAACAGATCGTCGCGGGCGAAGATGCGCAAGCCATCGCTCACGGTCTAGACACGATCCTGTCAGAGATCGAGGCAGGAAAGTTCGAGTTTTCCCGGGCGCTTGAAGACATTCACATGAACATCGAGGCGCGCCTCGCCGAACTGGTGGGGCCGGCCGCGGGACGGCTGCACACCGCGCGCTCGCGCAACGACCAGGTGGCCACCGACTTCCGCCTCTGGGTGCGCGACACGCTCGACACGCTGGACGAGCAGCTCGCCGGCCTGCAGCTTGCGCTGGCGACCAAGGCCGAGGCGCACGCCGGCGTCGTCATGCCGGGCTTCACCCATCTGCAGTCGGCCCAGCCGGTCACCTTCGGCCATCACATGCTGGCCTACGTGGAGATGATCGGCCGCGATCGCTCGCGCGCCACCGACGCCCGCAAGCGCATGAACGAGTGTCCGCTGGGTGCGGCGGCGCTCGCCGGCACCTCCTTTCCGATCGACCGGCACGCCACCGCCAAGGCGCTGGGCTTCGACCGTCCGGCCGCCAATTCGCTCGACGCCGTCGCCGACCGCGACTTCGTGCTGGAAGCGCTGACAACCGCATCGATCGCCGCGATGCATCTGTCGCGGCTGGCCGAGGAAATCGTCATCTGGTGCTCGGCGCAGTTCGGCTTCATCAAGCTGTCGGACAAATACACCACCGGCTCCTCGATCATGCCGCAGAAGCAGAACCCGGACGCCGCCGAACTGGTGCGCGCCAAGGCCGGCCGCGTCTACGGCGCGCTGATGGCGCTGCTCACGGTCATGAAGGGCCTGCCGCTGGCCTATTCCAAGGACATGCAGGAAGACAAGGAACAGGCGTTCGACGCGCTGGCCAACCTGTCGCTGTGCATCGCCGCCATCACCGGCATGGTCGACGACATGGAGCCCAACGTGAAGGCGCTCAAGAAGGCGGCCGGCTCGGGCTATTCCACCGCCACCGATCTGGCCGACTGGCTGGTGCGGGTGCTGGGCATGCCGTTCCGCCAGGCGCATCACGTCACCGGCACCATCGTCGGCATCGCCGCGGACCGCGGCATCGAGCTGCACAAGGTGCCGCTTGAAGACATGCAAGCGGTCGACGCCGGCATCACCGAGGACGTCTATTCGGTGCTGTCGGTCGACAAGTCGGTGAAAAGCCGCGTCAGCTACGGTGGCACGGCCCCTGTCAATGTGCGCAAGCAGGCGCGCCGCTGGCTCAAGCAGCTTTCGCGCGAGCCGGAAGCGAAATAGCATGGCGCATGCTGGCGGACGGGTTGATGCCCGCCCGCCAGCATGCGAGGAGTGTTGCCGGACGAATTACGGCCCCGCGTCGGCGCGCGCACGCGCGATTTTGGGGCGGGGCGCGAAGGAGAGAACGCGTGAAGCCGAGCCTGTTCATGAAAGCCTGCGCCCTGACCGCCCTCGTGGCGGTCGTTGCGGTCGGCGGCTGCGGACGCCGCGGCTCGCTCTCGCCGCCGCCTTCCGCCGCCTCGGCGCCCGCCGAGGGCGCCTATGACGAGCAAGCCGCAGCGCCCGAGGCGAAAAAGCCGGACAACCGCCGCTTCGTTCTCGACCCGCTGCTCTAGCATCAAGCCTGCCGCTTTGACCGGCGGCCGGCCGATCCGTCCCAGTCGCTCCCGTAAAGCCGCGGGATGATCAACTTCGCGAGCCAAAGCCTTGCACCATTTTTCGTATCGCGACGGCGCGCTGCACGCCGAAGACGTGCCGGTCTCCGACATCATCGATGCAGTCGGCACGCCGTTCTACTGCTACTCGACCGCGACGCTGGAACGCCACTACAAGGTGTTTTCCGGCGCTTTCGCTGATGTGCCGTCGCTGGTGTGCTACGCGATGAAGGCCAATTCCA is a genomic window containing:
- a CDS encoding rhomboid family intramembrane serine protease; translation: MFIPLHDHNPIKHLKAQYVTWSLIAVNVVVFVVIQGAGETQAAQTAALLYGMIPALITDVAQLPPGLAVVPDEATLVTYAFLHGSWMHLGGNMLFLWVFGDNVEDAMGHARFLAFYLMCAAAGALVHVAMGPDSQVPLVGASGAVAGVIAAYLMLHPRVKIWILALGRIPLRLPAIWVLGLWVGLQLFNALADTGDNPGEAVAWWAHVGGMAAGTALILFMRRPGVPLFDRGL
- a CDS encoding SDR family NAD(P)-dependent oxidoreductase, translated to MLKARGWRVFATARTYADLAMLSGEGFEALRLDYTDPGSIEATANAVLSATGGKLVALFNNGAYGQPGAVEDLPTHALRAQFEANVFGWHDLTRRLLPSMLAQGEGRIVQCSSVLGLVALKYRGAYIASKFALEGLTDTLRLELRGTGVHVSLIEPGPIDTRFSEHAKAAFERHIDADASRHKKIYAARMAQLDRGGSTTFKLGPDAVAHKLVHALEAKKPRPRYYVTIPTYIMGGMRRILPYRLLDTFLATVSDKEV
- a CDS encoding TlpA disulfide reductase family protein, with translation MTTTQTPGKRRFGLLTLAAVAGTIMGLAAIYVIGRGDGNGADVAQCAEALETAKAIAPLATGEVAAFLPAAKALSVAELTFKDGEGAQKTLGDFEGQTVLLNLWATWCAPCRKEMPALDRLQQEMGGDDFSVVAVNVDSRNPQRPREFLKEINVTNLEHYSDETMGVFNEMRKLGRATGLPSTMLIDGKGCEIGSMYGPAEWDSADALALIRAAIDR
- a CDS encoding cob(I)yrinic acid a,c-diamide adenosyltransferase, whose protein sequence is MVVLNKIYTRTGDAGTTALGSGERRAKHDLRVAAYGTVDETNAVLGVVRLHTAENADLDAVLARIQNDLFDLGADLATPDTGEPLEYEPLRITDAQVEAIEQAIDRFNASLKPLRSFVLPGGSAAAAHLHIARTVSRRAERLMVELAEHESIGGAALRYINRLSDFFFVAARHANDEGRADVLWVPGKNR
- the argH gene encoding argininosuccinate lyase, giving the protein MSNRMWGGRFAEGPAAIMEEINASIGYDQKLYRQDIAGSKAHVRMLAAQQIVAGEDAQAIAHGLDTILSEIEAGKFEFSRALEDIHMNIEARLAELVGPAAGRLHTARSRNDQVATDFRLWVRDTLDTLDEQLAGLQLALATKAEAHAGVVMPGFTHLQSAQPVTFGHHMLAYVEMIGRDRSRATDARKRMNECPLGAAALAGTSFPIDRHATAKALGFDRPAANSLDAVADRDFVLEALTTASIAAMHLSRLAEEIVIWCSAQFGFIKLSDKYTTGSSIMPQKQNPDAAELVRAKAGRVYGALMALLTVMKGLPLAYSKDMQEDKEQAFDALANLSLCIAAITGMVDDMEPNVKALKKAAGSGYSTATDLADWLVRVLGMPFRQAHHVTGTIVGIAADRGIELHKVPLEDMQAVDAGITEDVYSVLSVDKSVKSRVSYGGTAPVNVRKQARRWLKQLSREPEAK
- a CDS encoding twin transmembrane helix small protein; the encoded protein is MGTILYNLIPVAMGLVALVLIAGLWNMMRGGSSSRSQKLMRARVLLQFITIVIVMAAVYFIKQ
- a CDS encoding electron transfer flavoprotein subunit beta/FixA family protein, whose product is MKVLVPVKRVIDYNVKARVKADGSGVDLANVKMSMNPFDEISVEEAIRLKEAGHADEIVIVSIGPAQAAETIRTALAMGGDRGILVKTDETVEPLAVAKILKAIVAEEAPGLVILGKQAIDDDSNQTGQMLAAMLGWGQGTFASKVDLGDGSVNVTREIDGGLQTVKLTLPAVVTTDLRLNEPRYASLPNIMKAKKKPIDEKSPADYGVDTAPRLSVLKTTEPAARQAGGKVASVAELVDKLKNEAGVL
- a CDS encoding lipoprotein yields the protein MKACALTALVAVVAVGGCGRRGSLSPPPSAASAPAEGAYDEQAAAPEAKKPDNRRFVLDPLL
- a CDS encoding 3-hydroxybutyryl-CoA dehydrogenase, which encodes MSAEIKKIGVIGAGQMGNGIVHVCAAAGYEVGLHDISRERIESGLATINGNMARQVSKGLMTEEDREKALARISQAYELDQIADADLVIESASENEQTKRKIFSQICPILKPEAILATNTSSISITRLASSTDRPERFIGIHFMNPVPLMELVELVRGIATADETFETSRQVVSNLGKKIAVAEDFPGFMVNRILLPMINEAVYTLYEGVGTVESIDTAMRLGANHPMGPLQLADFIGLDTCLSIMQVLYEGLADTKYRPCPLLVKYVEAGWLGRKAQRGFYDYRGEEPVPTR
- a CDS encoding FAD-binding protein, which encodes MTTLLVAEHSNTALSEQTAKALTAATAIGADVHVLVAGKGCKAAAEAAAKLAGVAKVLVVESDALEHQLAEPLAAIVTDLASGYDVIVAAATTTGKNFMPRVAALLDVMQISDIVKVVAPDTFERPIYAGNAIQTVQSGEAKKVITVRTAGFAAAGDGGSAAIEDATAAADPALSSFVGEELSKSDRPELTSAKIIISGGRALGSKEKFEEVIIPVADKLGAAVGASRAAVDAGYAPNDWQVGQTGKVVAPELYIACGISGAIQHLAGMKDSKVIVAINKDEEAPIFSVADYGLVADLFEALPELEKELEKVQG
- a CDS encoding ubiquinone biosynthesis hydroxylase, coding for MSDDRDLDVLVAGGGYVGLSLALALKQADPAIRVAVVDLRPRAAIEGDLRCSAIAAAAERMLSTLGVWPNLEPHAQPINEMIITDSRVRDVARPVFLTFSGQVDDGKPFAYMVPNAKMVGALHDRADAAGVELIAPDTVSDFEVRDSGVSITLDAGGTRDASLLVAADGVRSRLRDLAGIRTVSWSYDQAGIVCTVEHERPHEGRAEEHFLPSGPFAILPLMGNRSSLVWTEKRAIADNLVKGDDFTFEMELERRFGHHLGALKLAGPRHAYPLGLTLARGFVNPRFALAGDAAHGIHPISGQGLNLGFRDAAALAEVIVTARRLGQDIGALDVLERYERWRRFDTFQVGVVTDVLNRLFSNDNDALRAARDFGLGLVDRLPGLKKIFIREAAGLSGEIPKLLAGDPL